attatattatattatattatattataatatattatattatattatattatattatattatattatattatattatattatattatattatattatattatattatattatattatattatattatattatattatattatattatattatattatattatattatattatattatattatattatattatattatattatattatattatattatattatattatattatattttattatattgctcAAATTATAAGACTAATATTTGTCCTATGTGGTAACCTGGCATATGAAATGTCATCCACTACTTTGtacatttttgagtttataaGTTTGAAATAAACCTTTGAGACATTCAGCTACGCGTTTCATCTAAGAAAACTGATTCTCTGTAACAATGGTTATGGGCCCAGAACGTGAAAACTGCTTTTAAATAcaagatatataaaataaatttgtaaatacgtGTGTGACGCGAAACACCGGTTTTTAATTTGCGATAAAAATGAGTCTCGCGCTGCAAATAGAAAAACTTACAGAAGACAATTACGACGTGTGGTCGGTATCGGTGCGCAGTGTGTTAATTACAACGGACTTGTGGAGCGCTGTTTGCGATGGATCGCCAGAAAAAGTAACTAGTAACTAGAAAAAGTAACCAGAAGTCGCTggcatgtatatttttaaatgtgaaaCCTACGCAGTTAATGCATATCAAACCATGCAAAACTGCGTCAGAAGCATGGCAAAAGTTACGCCGAATTCATATGTATGCCAGTTGGTCCTGTTAGAAAAGTTCAGTTGTACCAGAAACTATTACGTTTAAACATGCAGCAAGATGATAATGTATCAAAGTATGTACACTCGTTTATTGAGACGATCGACAAGCTTGCAGagctaaacatacatataaacgacGAATTGAAAGTTATTATGCTGTTGTCTAGTCTTcccaatttgtgggaaaacttcgttgttgctgttgagaCTCGCGACAGATTGCCGACGTTCGATGCCATTAAGGCGAAAATTCTAGAAGAAGGTGTTCGTAGGCAAGAGCGAAATGAAAGAGAGGGCATGCAAGCAATTTATAAATGtgagaataaaactaaaaatacaagCATTGTAACAAAGCATACAAACACGGATAACACACACAACGATATGCAAAGTGAGGTGAATTCAAAGGCGACAAAGATACCGaagatgcaaaagaaaaatatttggtgcatTGACAGTGGCGCTACTTCACGTACCTAAGTTTTGTGataaaagtgtatttatttcttttattgcgaaagaagttaaagtaatgttggcagcagataaatttgttgaatcacACGGCATAGATACTGTAGAATTACAAAATGGTAATCAAAAAATAACCCACCAAAATGTTTTGTATGTTCCATCGTTGCGTATGAATTTTTTGTCTGTGAGTAAAGCAGCAGAATTTGGTAATTTCACCACATTCACATTTGAAAAACGATTAGACACAGTGAGAGATAAAACGAATGCAATAGTATtgcaagcaaaacaaacaaataacttgTATTTGTACACTGAAAACAAATTAGTTAGCGTAAATATGTTAAGTGTTGATTCAATGGCAACGATGTGGCATAATAGTtatgaacatttaaattttcaaagcctaAAACAACTTGGTGAGAATGGTCTGGTTTGTGgtataaattggaaaaatatgacAAGGCAGGTAAATTGTGATACATGCAATAAAGCGAAAATTTGTACATTGCCATTTCCACGCAAAGTTGAACGTTCAACAAAGAAAGTGCTTGAACTTATACACACAGATGTGTATGGGCCTATGAATGTAAAATCATTGGATGGCAATCGGTATTTTGTCACATTCATAGacgatttttctcgaaaaatgtttgtatattttgtgaaagccaaaaatgaagtttttaaaacaTTCAAAGAATTAAAAAGCTATGTTGAATGTCAAATGGACTGTAATATTAAAACTTTGCGAAGCGATAACGGCACAGAGTATGTTAATggtgattttgaaaattatttaaaaagagaaCTGACGGTACCGTATACACCACAACAAAACGGTGTAGCGGAGCGAGCCAATAGAGCCATAGTTAAGATGGCGAAAAGTTTATTGATTCATGCAAATCTTGAAGAGTTTTTGTGGGCTGAGGCGGTGCAGACCGCAGTGTATTTGCGCAATAGATGTCCTACTCAAGTACTAAATCAAGTGAATCCAtttgaaatatggaaaaagcgcAAACCTTCGGTGAAACATCTACGTATTTTCGGGTCAAGAGCATTTGCAGTTAATAAAACAAGTAAGAAGAAGTTTGAAGCAAAATGCCATGAGTCTATATTTGTCGGATATtcaaatacagggtgaacgatatgaagtattaccaacttcacactgcttgtatctgtaaaacagctcatgacatcaacgccaaaattgttctaatgacagtcacctcaaagttaataaaatgtttgtgtatcgcactataaaacgttacaatgagactggtagcattgcaacacGCTATGGAgctggacaaaaaaaaaacgcaacaacgccagaaacggttcggaaagtgaagggtCGACTTGAACGGAATCCACGTCGAAggtgaagaaaaatggccaaagaactgaaaatatcgcaagacagcattcgacgcatattggaaAATGAGCTCaccgtcaaggcttacaagttccaaaaagcacacgatctttcactccagcagaaaaagttcggtgcgatagagcaaaggagttgttgcgcctgcacgaacgtggcgaatttcctaacattgtgttttctgatgaaaaaaatttcccaattgagcagttcataaacactcaaaacgattgtGTTTACTTGAGCGAACGCtcttacgagaatttgagcctacgtatggccactctaaTCAAATTCCCATCGCAGGTAAagggaccgctgatggacgctctacaatcgtttttatcgagcccggtgtcaaagtgaatgcgactttttatcgggaaaatgttttagaagctgctttagagccatggacacgcaaacatttcggtcgtagatacGCTTAAGTTTAATTcgttcatatacataaatatagaaaGACTCACATACTTTATgtggaactaaaaaaatttgaaatttttgtttgttttgtgcaaGCTCGGTTGTTCAATACTACGCTGCTTCTAAGTCTCTGGAGCGTCATAATATCGTCTAAATAGGCATTATTTTGATCAGCCCATTCTAAACAAATATTGTATGCTGATATAGTCTCCTCCTGTGTAACTTTCTTCGTATTTACTACCACGTTGTTTGTTTCTTCACCATCAGTAAGGTCACAATTGATACAGGGATCTTCATTTTGTTCAAAAGACTCCAAAATGGTTTCAGCAATCCATTGCTAAATTTCAGAATCGGATATTTGCTGCAATGGTTTTATTTCTtgaagcaaatttgaaattgcTTGAATATTGGATGTATCTTTAACAAGCTGTAAGCGTAACTCTGAAAGAGGGATGACATCTTCACTATCCCTTTCGGCTGTTACctcaaacagtttttgaaatgATGACTAAATGGAGGTCACATTAACAGCATCTCAGGCATTAGCTAAAAAGCATATTGCGTGTTTTAAGTTGATATTTCGCAGAGATTCGTCTATTGTTTTTCCACGGCGAACGATGTCACTTAAAAGGCTTGTTTTGTAGTTCAATTTCGTAAGTCTTATAACATTCTGGTCCATGGGCTGTATAAGTGCAGTACAGTTCGGAGGAAGACACATTACAGATATTTGACCATCACTACTCATTAACTCGCCGTCTTTGGGATGGCATGGAGCATTATCAATAAGCAATAGAGCCTTTTCGGGAAGATTTTCGGCTCGAAGGAACCCTTTTACCTGcaattttagcaaatttaaattaataaaccaaattttttacaaacaaagatGACCAGATGTACCTCTGGAACAAATGTTTTGTGAAACCATTCCTCAAACAAAGCCAAGGTCATCCAAGCACTTTTGTTTCTGTTCAGAATTCGTCCAATCTGGCACCAGCTTAATTTATAGCAACTTTCTATGTACCATAACATATCTACTAAGTATTGGTATTATTTCTTCGTACGCATCTGTTATTTACTTcatgatgtacatacatacatatggtatttATGCACAGTTAGCTTTAAACAGTTATTTTCCTGATATTCTGCTTTGTACTTAAAATGAGAcgctcaataaaattcattgcttGTACAGCTTCGAAGTGATCACacgttttacatttttgcttaaaCAGTTTCCTTTGTAGACAACTGAAATATCCGTAAAATTGTTAAGTGATCGTGGGTTTAATGATTTCCCAATAACCATTAGTTTTACTCTGTGATTTCCAGATGCATTCGTGCAAGCCAGAAAAGTTATTCTTTCCTTACTGATTCCAGAAGAGACCAGATTTATCGGCATTGTATATCTGGTCCTTGGTCAAACCTAAATCAGCAATTGTTTTGttcagtttttgtaaaaatggatTAACTGAATGAGTCTTATTCGAAAGTTTTTCTCCACATATTTTGAGGTTTCGTATTCCATATCTTTCTTAAAGTTTGTAATCCAACCATTGCTAGCATGGAAGTCcccgattttttctgaattttggaaTGGAGAAACTTGGCCTTTTGTTTAAGCATATCATAAGTGATTGGTAAATTCTTGGCTCGTtgatttgcaaaccatttcatcAATGCTCTTTCCATTTTAGGAAGCTCTGCAGGCTTAAACGTTTTTCTCTTCCCAGGACCAGGTTCAGCATGCGCCAGGAACTTCCTTATGGTgttcttcttattcttaatgCGGTTTATTGTTGACCTGTGCACGTGAAAACTTTTGGCTAAGGCATCGATAGAAAATCCTTCACTTTGCTTCCTTAAAATTTCAGCTTTTTGCTTTATTGTAAGCAACGTAAATTTTTTCCCTGCCATTGTGAGACCGCACTCAATGAAACGTCCGTTAAAATTGATTCAAATGTCCCAAAA
Above is a genomic segment from Anastrepha obliqua isolate idAnaObli1 unplaced genomic scaffold, idAnaObli1_1.0 ptg000106l, whole genome shotgun sequence containing:
- the LOC129251922 gene encoding jerky protein homolog-like is translated as MLWYIESCYKLSWCQIGRILNRNKSAWMTLALFEEWFHKTFVPEVKGFLRAENLPEKALLLIDNAPCHPKDGELMSSDGQISVMCLPPNCTALIQPMDQNVIRLTKLNYKTSLLSDIVRRGKTIDESLRNINLKHAICFLANA